TGAGTTTTTTTATGGCTGGGGAATGGGGCCTTTTCCAATTCAGATTACATTTACTTCAAACGGCGGAAGTTCATGGTTAGTGCATCAAAATATTGGTTTAGCATCTTCAAGATATGCTACCGGTCTTGCATTTAGTGATGATAAATTAACAGGATTAATTGTCGGAGATGAATCGCTGCCAATAATATCACGTTCAACTGATGGGGGGAATACCTGGAATGATATTAATACAGGTTTGACAATGTCCGAATCGGAATATTCAAGAATTAAATGGGTTCATGGAACCAATGTATGTTTTATCACGTCAACTTATGGAATGAAAGGATGTATAGGTAAAAGCACAAACGGTGGTTTGAGCTGGATAGAGATGAATACTGCCGGGATAAGTGCATTAAAATCAATTGATGCATTAGTTTCAGGTGAAAATATCTACGGTTATTCTGTATCAGCATTTGGCGAAATAATTAGACTGCAACAAACTGTAGGAATTAAAAATCTGAATAGTGATATAGTATTTCAGTATAAACTCGAGCAAAACTTTCCTAATCCATTTAATCCTGAAACAAAAATAAGATTTCACGTTAAAAGCAATGATTTAATACAAATAAAAATTTATAATGTTTCGGGAAAAGAAATAGAAACTCTCTTGAAGGAGAACTTACCGTACGGAGTCTATGAAGTAAAATTGGATGCATCAAGTTTGCCAAGCGGAGTTTATTATTATACTCTGATTGCACAAAATTTTAAAGAAACAAAAAAAATGGTTTTATTAAAATAAACTTATCTTAAAAGAATGAAAATTTTAATGATTACCATCCTTACGTTTATATTTTGTAATATAAATGCACAAAGTATAGATAATAATTTTAATAATTTTAAAAAAAATCAATTTAATAATTC
The DNA window shown above is from Ignavibacteria bacterium and carries:
- a CDS encoding T9SS type A sorting domain-containing protein translates to MIKIIIINFVFVFLAAGNVSGQWTLVNVLSDLGQFPCLSVYGPNELVIAGGGINTPKVYKSTNGGISFINISGNLTGPKIFSIYAVNENLIFAGDGGSFSGAGGNAKLWKTTNGGLNWSVVLSTGGIYGFFNGIIFSKTNPSFGIAVSDAPTDAEFFVAKTTNGGNNWIIQSNTPSGFGLNGVLGSVFCIDEFFYGWGMGPFPIQITFTSNGGSSWLVHQNIGLASSRYATGLAFSDDKLTGLIVGDESLPIISRSTDGGNTWNDINTGLTMSESEYSRIKWVHGTNVCFITSTYGMKGCIGKSTNGGLSWIEMNTAGISALKSIDALVSGENIYGYSVSAFGEIIRLQQTVGIKNLNSDIVFQYKLEQNFPNPFNPETKIRFHVKSNDLIQIKIYNVSGKEIETLLKENLPYGVYEVKLDASSLPSGVYYYTLIAQNFKETKKMVLLK